The Streptomyces sp. ICC1 DNA window GCGGTGACGTGGCGGGCACGAAGGCGGGCAAGGGCACGATCGTGTACCCCGGTGCTGCACCTTCCACGGATCTGGCGGTACAGGCGACCACGGACGGGGGCGTGCGCGCGCTAGGTGGGCCAGGCGCGCGAAGACCGCCCAGTACTTGGCGCTTCGCGTGAGGATAGTGCTGCGTTGCGCGGAAGGCGGGACGAACAAGCAGGCCGCGGCCGAGCTTGGTGTCGACACCTCGACCGTGGATCGCTGGCGCGGTCGTTTCATCGCTGGCCGTTTGGACGGTCTGGCCGATGAGCCCAGGCCGGGCCGGCCGTCCTCGATTCTCCTCGACCAGGTCGAGGACGTGATCGTGGCGACGCTGGAGTCCACTCCGGGCCGGGATACCCACTGGCCACGGGCCTCGATGGCCGCTCGCACGGGGCTGTCGAGATCGACGGTCGGCCGGATCTGGAAGCGGTTCGATCTCAAGCCTCACCTGCAGGATTCCTCGACCGCCTTTCCTGTGGTCGCGGACCCCAAGTGGCTGGACGAGGCTGCCAAGGGAGCCACCGGCGGAATGATCGGTGGATGTGTCGGAGGAGCTCTCGCCGGAGGAGCTGGGTGCGTCCCGGCGGCCGTGGCCGGCGGTGTGGCCGGCGGTGTCGCCGGAGCGATCACGGGCCTCTTCAGCTGATGGGTCCTCTTCAACCGGTAGTGAGGTGATCAACCATGCTCAAGATCGACTTGTGGTTCGGGAACTCCCCTGCAGCGCACGGTGTCGCTGGCCGTGCTGTGTGGGCTGGGGGTGGTGCTGGGAATATCCCTGCAGGACCGCTCTCTCCTTGCCGCCGTGGTGTGGGGTCTCGTCGGAGGAATCGCGGCGGTTCCTCTCCTTCTCGTGGCGGCGAAGGCGGTCCGCTACGTCGAGAGCCGTCGCGGTTCCCTGTGAGAGCCCGCGCACCGGGAGGCGGGGTTATCGGGGCGTAGGCCTGTCGGGTCGGTGGTGAGGGTGTCCGGCTTCGTAGGCGATGCGCGCGGCCTGAACGCGGTTGGTGGCTCCGAGTTTGGCCATCATGCGGCTGACGTGGCCTTTGACGGTGCCTTCGCTCATGTGGAGGGTCGCGGCGATCTCCGCGTTGGGCATGCCGTAGGCGAGCAGGTCCAGGATCTGCTGTTCGCGGCCGGTCAGCCGTGCAAGTTCCTTCGCGTGCTGCGGGGGATGCTCGGCGGCGGGCTCGGTCCCGTGCCGGGAGTCGATGACGAAGCGGGTGACGGCGGGAGAGAGGATCGCGTGGCCGCGGGCGACGGCGCGGATGCCTTCGACGAGGTCTTTGGGCGGGGTGTCCTTGAGGAGGAAACCGGCCGCGCCGGCGCGCAGTGCCTCGTCGATGTAGTCGTCGGCGGTGAACGTGGTCAGGATGATGACGGCGGGGGGCGAGGGCAGCGCGGTGATCGCGGCGGTGGCGGCGAGGCCGTCGGTGCCGGGCATCCGGATGTCGAGGAGCACCACGTCGGGTGCGTGCTCGCGTGCCGAGGCCAGGGCCGCGGCTCCGTCCTCGACGGCGCCGACGACGTCCATGTCGTCCTGGAGGCCGAGGATGAGTTCCAGGCCGCTCCGGATGAGGGCTTCGTCGTCGGCGATCAGTACGCGGATCATTCGACCTCCGTGCCGGTGCCGGGCCGCGGTGGCCTGGCGCGGGCGGGCTGATGTCGTGGGGTCAGGGGGATGATGGCCTCCACGCGGAACCCGCCGTCGCCGGTCGGGCCCGTTGTCAGGGTTCCGCCGAGGAGGGTGACGCGCTCGCGCATGCCAAGGAGTCCCTGGCCGCCTTCGGGCAGGGACCCGTCGGCCGGGCGGGCCGTGCCCTGCGGCTGCGAGGGCGGGCCGTTGAGAATGCGGACCGTGAGCGACTGCGGCCCGTAGGCGACGTCCACCTGCGCGCGGGCGCCGCAGGCGTGCTTGGAGACGTTGGTCAGTGCCTCCTGGACGATCCGGTACAGCGTCCGCCCGTACACCGGTTCCAGCGAATCCAGGTCGTGGTTCTGCCGCAGGGTGACCGCGACGCCGCCCTCCCGCGTCCGCTCCAGCAGGGCGGGCAGCCCGGCGGCCGTGGGCAGCGGAGCCCGGTCACCGTGGTTTCCTCCGCCGACCAGTCCGAGCGCGGTACGCAGCTCGCCGAGAACGCCCCGCCCGAGCGACTGCAGCGTTACGGCCTCTTCGGCCACCCAGTCGGCCTGCCGGCTCTCCGCCGCCATCTGCAGCGCACCCGCCCGGAACACCATGTGGGTCACTCCGTGCGCGACCACGTCGTGCATCTCCCGCCCGATCTCGCGCCGCTCCTGCGCGCGCGCCCGCTCCTCCAGGAGTACGCGCTCGAGTTCCATGGACCGGATCTGCTCCTCCTGGCTGACGCGCAGGCGCTGGCGGGCGGCGACGTAGAGGCCCAGGAGCATGGGGGTGACGGAGAAGATGATGTAGTGCGGGGCCAGCTGGGGCATGGTCACGTCGGGGTCGTACCAGAAGGCCAGGGTGTGGCCGAGGGCCGAAGCGGCGAGCAGGCCGGCCTGCAGGCGGCGCGAGAGGGTGTGCGCGCCGACGGTAAACAGGGCGACGGCTTCGGCTGCGGGGTAGAAACTCGCCAGGTCGGCCGCGATCGCGACGGCGGCGATCGGGCCGGGCCAGCGCCGCCGCAGCAGCAGCAGGGCGCTCATCGCGGCCCAGACGATGATGCCCGGCCACCAGGCCTCGCCATAGCGCCGGTCTCCGGAGCCGCGCAGGAGGACATCGCGTACCTCGTAAACGGCGGCGCCGACGGCCAGGGCGACGTCCCAGCGGCACAACCGCCAGCCGGAGGTGTGCTCGCTCATGGATCCCCTTGCCTTCCTCTGCCTGCGAGTAGACCGCCTCCGGCTGCGGTGCGCATGTGGCGAAGGTTGTGAACTTTCGATACAGCCCCATCGGAAGACCTAGAGCATATATGGACATAAGGGTCAGGTTTTGGGAGTGGGCGGTCTGTAGCGTCGCAGACGACCCCACACCCCCCACCGGACAAGGAGCCTCATTGGTCACCGCCCGCTTCGACCTCCCGGCCACCGCCTCCCAGGTCGCCCCGGCCCGCCACCGGGTGAGACAGCAGCTGGACACCTGGGGGCAGCCACTGGACGAGGCGACGACCACCACCGTGGAACTGATCGTCTCCGAACTCGTCACCAACGCCATCGTCCACGCGCAAGGCAGCCGGATCGGCCTCGCTCTCCAGATCGCAAGCCGGCCCGGACGGCGCCGCCTGCGCGTCGAGGTCTCCGACGGCGGCCACCACCTTCCCGGCCGGGCGCGCCCCGCGACGGACGACGTGGAGTCCGGCAGAGGCCTCGCCCTGGTGGAGGCCCTCTCCGTCCGCAGCGGAGCCATCCCCGAAGCACACGGAAAAACCTGCTGGGCCGAAGTCGACCTGCCCGAGGCAAGTTGACGATCAAGGGGCGCGCGGTGCCCACCACCTTCTGAGCGAGGACCAACGCAGTCGCTTCGGCCGGTTCGCGGGAGGACCCGGACGAGGGACAGCTCGCCGGATCCTTCCTGCTCGACCAGACCACCCGGCGCCGGGCGATGGCGGCCAAGGGCGCGCGGAACCGGATCGGCTGGGCGGTCCAGCTCGGGACCGCCCGATAGCTGGGGACGTTCCTGGACAACCCCGAACAGGTACCCGGAGTTGTGGTCGACTACGTCGCCGAGCAACTGGACTTGTCGCCAGCGGAGTTCGCCGGCTACGACATGAAAGAGACTCGCTGTGACCACCAGGAGCAGATGCGCGAGGGGTACGGGTACACGAAGTTCGAGTTCGACCAGTGGTTCGCACTGGCCCGCTGGATGTACCAGCGGGCGCGGATCGGCTCCGAGCGCCCGACCCTGCTGTTCGACCTCGCCACCAAACGCCTGGTGGAGAAGAAGGTGGTGCTGCCCGGGGTGGCCGTCCTGGAACGGCTGCTCTCCGGCTCGCGCGAGCGCGCCGAGAAACGCCTGTGGGCCACGCTGGCCGCCGCCCCGACCCAGGAGCAGGCCGCCGCGTTGCAGCGCCTGGTCGTCGTCCCTGCAGGCAAGCGTCTGTCCGAGCTGGGCCGGCTGCGGCGCTCACCCCGGGACATCACCGCGCGCGGGGTGGGCAAGGTCATGGAGCGGTACGAGGCGCTGAACACCTTCGGCGGGACGGCGTGGGACCTGCCTGCAATACCCCCGGACGGCTCCAGACACTGGTTGGTCCACTTCGCGCGGGCCGCCCGCGCCCAGGCCGTCTCCGACCTCGCCGGGGACCGGCGCCTGGCCACCCTGGTGGCGTTCGCCGCGGTGATGCCGCAGGTTGCCGCGGACGAGGCGATCGAGGTGCTTCGACCTGGTGATGGGCGACCTGATCCGCTCCTCCAGCACCAAGATGACCAAGCAGCGGCTGC harbors:
- a CDS encoding helix-turn-helix domain-containing protein, coding for MRIVLRCAEGGTNKQAAAELGVDTSTVDRWRGRFIAGRLDGLADEPRPGRPSSILLDQVEDVIVATLESTPGRDTHWPRASMAARTGLSRSTVGRIWKRFDLKPHLQDSSTAFPVVADPKWLDEAAKGATGGMIGGCVGGALAGGAGCVPAAVAGGVAGGVAGAITGLFS
- a CDS encoding response regulator transcription factor encodes the protein MIRVLIADDEALIRSGLELILGLQDDMDVVGAVEDGAAALASAREHAPDVVLLDIRMPGTDGLAATAAITALPSPPAVIILTTFTADDYIDEALRAGAAGFLLKDTPPKDLVEGIRAVARGHAILSPAVTRFVIDSRHGTEPAAEHPPQHAKELARLTGREQQILDLLAYGMPNAEIAATLHMSEGTVKGHVSRMMAKLGATNRVQAARIAYEAGHPHHRPDRPTPR
- a CDS encoding histidine kinase; translated protein: MSEHTSGWRLCRWDVALAVGAAVYEVRDVLLRGSGDRRYGEAWWPGIIVWAAMSALLLLRRRWPGPIAAVAIAADLASFYPAAEAVALFTVGAHTLSRRLQAGLLAASALGHTLAFWYDPDVTMPQLAPHYIIFSVTPMLLGLYVAARQRLRVSQEEQIRSMELERVLLEERARAQERREIGREMHDVVAHGVTHMVFRAGALQMAAESRQADWVAEEAVTLQSLGRGVLGELRTALGLVGGGNHGDRAPLPTAAGLPALLERTREGGVAVTLRQNHDLDSLEPVYGRTLYRIVQEALTNVSKHACGARAQVDVAYGPQSLTVRILNGPPSQPQGTARPADGSLPEGGQGLLGMRERVTLLGGTLTTGPTGDGGFRVEAIIPLTPRHQPARARPPRPGTGTEVE
- a CDS encoding ATP-binding protein; its protein translation is MVTARFDLPATASQVAPARHRVRQQLDTWGQPLDEATTTTVELIVSELVTNAIVHAQGSRIGLALQIASRPGRRRLRVEVSDGGHHLPGRARPATDDVESGRGLALVEALSVRSGAIPEAHGKTCWAEVDLPEAS